One window of Aspergillus oryzae RIB40 DNA, chromosome 3 genomic DNA carries:
- a CDS encoding uncharacterized protein (permease of the major facilitator superfamily) yields the protein MVAESLVCSSWSSLPRKGQLAILTLARLSEGLTQSSLQAYLFHQLKSFDSSLPDSTISAQVGIVLGIFPAAQFLTSAWWGRLADANCMGRKRVLLIGLLGTMISYLGFGFSRSLATAVIFRTLGGLLNSNFGVMSTLISEITVEKKFQSRAFLLLPMCFNLGVIIGPTMGGSLADPVQNFPRLFGPHSIFGGTEGVWWMQRWPFALPNILSTIFILISFLAVFFGLDETHEIARYRHDAGRELGRRLAKAFSGGRAQYTRPLSRATDDNYILRDTHLVSAPSSPTFSDTSFKPKLRQRRKLGQLWTRNVLLTLLCHFLLAFHTNAVQTMTFIFLPTPRVPTESHTGIFHFGGGLGLPSAQVGLATAIIGLTGLPLQIFAYPRLQGKLGTLVSLRTFVPFSPVSYILMPFLVLLPNILWVFWPALTFVILLQAVSRTFVLPATSILVNNCVGDPASLGTIHGVAQSISSAARTLAPVISGWGLAAGLRNNIVGAMWWALGMEAFIGWLMLWCISEGKGIDPVKEKMEEDDDDH from the exons CATCTTGGAGCTCGCTTCCCAGAAAGGGGCAGCTCGCAATCCTGACATTGGCGCGGTTGTCAGAAGGACTCACACAAAGCTCGCTGCAGGCGTACTTGTTCCATCAGCTCAAGTCATTTGACTCGTCCTTGCCGGACTCGACTATCTCCGCACAGGTCGGCATTGTACTGGGAATATTTCCTGCTGCGCAGTTCTTGACATCAGCATGGTGGGGCCGGCTGGCTGACGCCAACTGCATGGGCCGTAAGAGAGTTCTTCTCATCGGCTTATTAGGTACAATGATCTCATATCTTGGATTCGGATTCTCGCGGTCTTTGGCTACTGCAGTAATATTCCGAACGCTGGGTGGACTATTGAATAGTAATTTTGGTGTAATGAGCACGCTAATCTCGGAGATcacggtggagaagaa ATTTCAATCACGAGCATTTCTGTTGCTCCCCATGTGTTTCAATCTTGGCGTGATTATTGGGCCTACCATGGGAGGTTCGTTGGCCGATCCGGTTCAGAATTTCCCCCGTTTATTTGGACCTCATTCTATCTTTGGCGGCACAGAGGGTGTCTGGTGGATGCAAAGGTGGCCATTTGCGTTGCCGAATATCTTGAGTACTATCTTTATCCTTATATCCTTTCTCGCGGTGTTCTTTGGTCTAGATGAG ACACACGAGATAGCACGATACCGCCATGACGCTGGACGAGAACTAGGTCGGAGATTAGCTAAAGCATTTTCTGGCGGACGAGCTCAATACACCCGCCCTCTCAGTAGAGCAACTGATGACAACTATATCCTCCGAGATACTCATCTAGTATCTGCACCATCTAGCCCTACATTTTCCGACACATCGTTCAAACCTAAGCTTCGTCAACGACGTAAGTTAGGGCAGCTTTGGACACGCAATGTCCTACTTACTCTTCTCtgccacttcctccttgcCTTTCACACCAATGCTGTTCAGACCATGacattcatcttcttgccaaCTCCCCGTGTCCCCACAGAAAGCCATACTGGCATCTTCCACTTTGGCGGAGGGCTTGGTCTGCCCTCAGCACAGGTTGGCCTCGCTACTGCTATCATCGGCTTGACCggccttcctcttcaaaTCTTCGCCTACCCCCGTCTCCAAGGGAAGCTAGGAACCCTCGTGTCACTGCGCACCTTTGTGCCATTCTCACCCGTTTCATATATTCTGATGCCATTTTTGGTGCTTCTCCCGAACATATTATGGGTTTTCTGGCCCGCTCTCACATTTGTCATATTACTACAGGCGGTCTCCCGCACCTTCGTACTTCCGGCGACTAGCATTCTAGTCAACAACTGTGTCGGTGATCCAGCGAGTCTTGGCACAATACACGGTGTTGCACAGAGTATATCCAGTGCTGCGCGGACATTGGCTCCGGTTATTAGTGGCTGGGGACTTGCTGCTGGCCTTCGAAATAACATTGTGGGTGCTATGTGGTGGGCGTTAGGTATGGAGGCTTTCATTGGGTGGCTTATGTTGTGGTGTATCTCTGAGGGGAAAGGCATTGACCcagtgaaggagaagatggaggaggacgacgacgaccATTAG